One segment of Synechococcus sp. MU1617 DNA contains the following:
- a CDS encoding NAD-dependent epimerase/dehydratase family protein, protein MDLTIVGCGYVGLALAERLQVRRPQLKLTLTTTSSERLEQLNPLADRVQICDATDPTQLLDALRQSSSAVFCLGPKGDRQVDANGYRHTFVDSFRCLTSLLPQLPELRQIVYTGSCSVYGDAEGNWVDEQTPPEPGRGHGNVLLEGEQLLKGIGNRRVCILRLGALYGPGRDLERRLRGLAGLERPGSGATYSNWLHVADAAGALEAALDAEWTGVVNVVNDEPIRLRDLVGRSLQRQGLAPVRWLGQDEPGSGGRRIRNTRLKQLGYQLQHPSLDQSGVFAASQVP, encoded by the coding sequence ATGGACCTGACGATCGTTGGCTGCGGCTATGTGGGGCTCGCCCTGGCGGAGCGGCTGCAAGTGAGACGGCCCCAGCTGAAGCTGACGCTGACCACCACAAGCAGCGAAAGGCTGGAGCAACTCAATCCCCTGGCAGACCGGGTGCAGATCTGCGATGCCACTGACCCCACCCAGCTGTTGGACGCCCTGAGACAAAGCAGCAGCGCCGTGTTCTGCCTCGGGCCCAAGGGAGATCGCCAGGTGGATGCCAACGGCTACCGCCACACCTTCGTCGACAGCTTCCGCTGCCTGACGTCGCTGTTGCCACAACTGCCGGAACTGCGGCAGATCGTCTACACGGGCAGTTGCTCGGTGTACGGCGATGCCGAAGGGAACTGGGTGGATGAGCAAACGCCACCCGAGCCAGGTCGGGGCCATGGCAATGTTCTGCTGGAAGGCGAACAACTGCTCAAGGGCATCGGCAACCGGCGGGTGTGCATCCTGCGCCTTGGGGCGCTGTATGGCCCTGGCCGCGATCTCGAGCGGCGCCTGCGCGGGCTCGCCGGACTGGAACGCCCTGGAAGCGGAGCGACTTACAGCAACTGGCTGCATGTGGCGGATGCCGCCGGTGCCCTGGAGGCAGCACTCGATGCCGAATGGACCGGCGTAGTGAATGTGGTAAACGACGAGCCAATTCGGCTGCGGGATTTGGTGGGGCGCAGCCTGCAGCGCCAGGGTCTGGCCCCCGTGCGCTGGCTTGGGCAGGACGAACCGGGTTCAGGGGGCCGACGGATTCGCAACACCCGACTCAAACAGTTGGGCTACCAACTGCAGCACCCGAGCCTTGATCAGAGCGGCGTGTTCGCCGCCAGCCAGGTGCCCTGA
- a CDS encoding molybdenum cofactor biosynthesis protein MoaE — MTGCRVEVCPDPFDPWQQLALWSGAAAAAAIFIGRVRPTTMDGRPLEALELEHFPGLCERQITAMAQGLQQEHRAGPILVLHRVGRLLPGEPIVLVAVQADRRGAAQRCSAALLEQLKHQAPFWKREWCAGQGTWLAANTPL, encoded by the coding sequence GTGACCGGTTGCCGTGTGGAGGTGTGCCCGGATCCCTTTGATCCTTGGCAGCAGCTTGCGCTTTGGAGTGGGGCTGCGGCGGCTGCGGCGATCTTCATTGGTCGGGTGCGTCCCACCACGATGGATGGCCGGCCTCTGGAGGCGCTGGAGCTGGAGCACTTCCCCGGCCTCTGCGAACGTCAGATCACGGCCATGGCACAGGGTCTGCAGCAGGAGCACCGGGCGGGGCCAATTTTGGTGTTGCATCGGGTGGGCCGACTCCTCCCTGGTGAGCCGATCGTGCTGGTGGCGGTGCAGGCCGATCGTCGTGGGGCGGCGCAGCGCTGCTCGGCCGCGTTGTTGGAGCAACTCAAGCACCAGGCCCCGTTTTGGAAGCGGGAGTGGTGCGCTGGTCAGGGCACCTGGCTGGCGGCGAACACGCCGCTCTGA
- a CDS encoding MoaD/ThiS family protein has protein sequence MDVVLKVLLFASLRERAGWSERFLPFTPGVSTAREVWNQLDLGPLECISIAVNQELVGANQPLQAGDELAFLPPFTGG, from the coding sequence ATGGACGTGGTGCTGAAGGTGCTGCTGTTCGCTTCCCTGCGCGAACGCGCCGGTTGGTCTGAGCGTTTCCTTCCGTTCACGCCAGGGGTCTCGACGGCCCGTGAGGTCTGGAATCAGTTGGATCTTGGCCCGCTCGAGTGCATCAGCATTGCCGTGAATCAGGAGTTGGTTGGTGCGAATCAGCCGTTGCAGGCCGGAGATGAGCTGGCCTTTCTTCCACCGTTCACAGGGGGTTGA
- the moaB gene encoding molybdenum cofactor biosynthesis protein B, with translation MGLSIALLTISDTRTLADDSSGDQLQRSLEAADHRLHERQLCPDDRYQIRRELSRWIADPAVDVVITSGGTGLTGRDGTPEAVAPLLDKRIEGFGELFRVLSFESIGTSTLQSRCLAGVANGTFVFVLPGSLDAVTTAWDRLIRAQLDADTQPCNLAQLRARLKE, from the coding sequence ATGGGCCTGTCCATCGCCCTGCTCACCATCTCCGACACACGCACTTTGGCGGACGACAGCAGCGGAGATCAGCTGCAGCGCAGCCTTGAAGCCGCCGACCATCGGCTTCACGAGCGACAACTCTGCCCGGATGATCGCTATCAAATCCGCCGTGAACTGAGCCGCTGGATCGCCGATCCTGCGGTTGATGTGGTGATCACCAGCGGAGGCACCGGTCTCACCGGCCGAGATGGAACCCCCGAAGCGGTGGCACCACTGCTGGACAAAAGAATCGAAGGATTCGGGGAACTGTTCCGCGTGCTCTCCTTCGAGAGCATCGGCACCAGCACCCTGCAAAGCCGCTGCCTTGCCGGCGTGGCCAACGGCACCTTTGTGTTTGTGCTGCCGGGATCTCTTGATGCCGTGACCACGGCTTGGGACCGACTCATCCGTGCTCAACTCGATGCCGACACCCAACCTTGCAACCTGGCCCAGCTCCGGGCTCGCTTGAAGGAATAA